The following coding sequences lie in one Arachis ipaensis cultivar K30076 chromosome B05, Araip1.1, whole genome shotgun sequence genomic window:
- the LOC107641870 gene encoding protein PHYTOCHROME KINASE SUBSTRATE 1-like: MVIIASTTANSNMHNLQNFDSNQNNNHHLRNASISSYLNTNEQQQPTFVDSSSQNFNSRKEGEPLPFLQHGIMKEEDCEIGVFEAEKYFNGAEGGEVLMSQRRKNQYHHHYYDQKKDEQKSTETGKFNNRSSNKFGTPSSVPSESSWNSQSALLQSSLKESSRLKNNKVQRNKASFLANLGCKCYCSDKDSVAISNNTSSAKKNLNPVLDTNNHHHRDSVKETNPHAEAEISLDNNKEKLLNRENALLALKKIQLQEKAEKSRKSLEVFGSPILNHCTSKSLSFDKRLVMHSSWDDDDADAVVLPKIEETDLAKRENGNYNDDDCESDASSDLFEIDSLTGKANNPFLVRPIRTSCEVISFCASPVTTCYAPSEASIEWSVVTASAFEYSAMSDCEDQRSVATLRSPARPQPKAGKEVYKRRPGMLLGCKSQKAVGVASETVKASEKLSPNSQFSRKFDNINQVARFQAETKQGKPPMQQRSHPPHASQLLCI, encoded by the coding sequence ATGGTAATCATAGCATCCACTACTGCGAACAGCAACATGCATAACTTGCAAAATTTCGACTCTAATCAGAATAACAACCACCACCTCCGAAATGCTTCGATCTCTTCCTACTTGAACACCAATGAACAACAACAACCGACTTTTGTTGACTCGTCAAGCCAAAACTTCAACAGCAGAAAGGAGGGAGaacctcttccttttcttcaacatgGAATAATGAAGGAAGAAGACTGCGAAATCGGCGTCTTTGAGGCCGAAAAGTACTTTAACGGAGCAGAAGGAGGAGAGGTTCTGATGAGTCAAAGAAGAAAGAACCAATATCATCACCATTATTACGACCAGAAAAAAGATGAACAAAAATCTACGGAGACTGGAAAGTTCAACAACAGAAGCAGCAACAAGTTTGGAACACCGAGCAGCGTTCCTTCTGAATCAAGTTGGAACAGCCAAAGTGCACTGTTACAGAGTTCCTTGAAAGAATCTTCAAGACTCAAAAACAACAAGGTACAAAGAAATAAGGCTAGTTTTCTTGCAAACCTTGGATGCAAATGCTATTGTTCTGATAAAGATTCTGTTGCTATTAGCAACAACACTAGTAGCGCAAAAAAGAACTTGAATCCGGTTCTGGATactaataatcatcatcatcgtgATTCGGTTAAAGAAACTAATCCTCATGCAGAAGCAGAAATCTCGCTGGACAACAACAAAGAGAAGTTGTTGAACAGAGAAAACGCTTTATTAGCACTGAAGAAAATTCAACTTCAGGAAAAAGCAGAGAAATCAAGAAAATCATTGGAAGTGTTTGGTTCTCCAATCTTGAATCATTGCACGAGCAAGTCATTGAGCTTTGATAAAAGATTGGTAATGCATTCTTCTTgggatgatgatgatgctgatgcTGTTGTTCTTCCAAAAATAGAGGAAACTGATTTAGCAAAAAGAGAAAATGGAAACTACAACGATGATGATTGTGAGAGTGATGCAAGTTCAGATTTATTTGAAATTGATAGTCTCACAGGGAAGGCAAATAATCCCTTCCTTGTTAGACCAATTAGAACTTCTTGCGAAGTTATTTCCTTCTGTGCTAGCCCTGTCACAACGTGTTATGCGCCGAGTGAGGCTAGCATAGAATGGAGCGTGGTAACTGCGAGCGCATTTGAGTACTCGGCCATGTCTGATTGCGAAGATCAAAGGTCTGTTGCAACCCTTAGGAGTCCAGCTAGACCACAGCCGAAAGCTGGAAAAGAGGTGTATAAGCGGCGTCCGGGCATGCTGTTGGGCTGCAAGAGCCAAAAAGCAGTTGGAGTGGCCTCCGAAACCGTCAAGGCATCTGAGAAGCTGAGCCCCAACTCCCAATTTAGTCGCAAATTCGATAACATTAATCAAGTGGCAAGGTTTCAAGCAGAGACAAAGCAGGGAAAACCACCAATGCAACAACGTTCACACCCACCACATGCTTCCCAACTCTTGTGCATTTAG